The Bradysia coprophila strain Holo2 chromosome IV, BU_Bcop_v1, whole genome shotgun sequence genome includes a region encoding these proteins:
- the LOC119066799 gene encoding uncharacterized protein LOC119066799: protein MLNDESEMFKLLSKMSGTTGMRLKSVVVVPKRSQSSNVIDEMDRSSILRLKNVSQSQQRAHSVGKDKNDKNTSHAKKSKSKKNWPSIESLTRHANIRPLGVTDDWGPLTHKHELMPMDNVRYWHQHRCEVCDKLFEHKHKQRGDQSMNYNRHVCSVCGGTKGSRRVLFKNSQPTMDYRKQR from the exons ATGTTAAATGATGAAAGTGAAATGTTCAAGTTGTTGTCGAAAATGTCTGGAACTACTGGAATGAGATTAAAGTCGGTGGTTGTTGTGCCAAAACGGAGTCAATCATCCAACGTCATTGATGAAATGGATCGTTCAAGCATACTTCGATTGAAGAATGTTTCACAATCACAACAA CGGGCACATTCGGTCGGGAAGgataaaaatgacaaaaacacAAGCCACGCTAAGAAAtcgaaatcaaagaaaaactgGCCATCAATTGAATCCCTTACCCGACACGCAAATATTCGACCGTTGG GTGTGACGGATGATTGGGGACCACTCACCCATAAACATGAGCTTATGCCAATGGACAACGTGCGATACTGGCATCAGCACAGATGTGAGGTTTGCGACAAGCTTTTCGAGCACAAACATAAGCAACGAGGCGACCAATCCATGAATTATAATCGACACGTATGCAGTGTATGCGGCGGAACGAAGGGCAGCCGAAGAGTGCTGTTCAAAAACAGTCAACCGACTATGGATTATCGAAAACAGAGATAG